The following proteins are co-located in the Sulfurospirillum deleyianum DSM 6946 genome:
- the ruvC gene encoding crossover junction endodeoxyribonuclease RuvC, protein MTILGIDPGTRNCGYSILRKEKNRLVLVEAGLIKIKEKILQHQIMELVEGLDVLFKHHEIDEVAIEDIFYAYNPQTVLKLAQFRGALSLKILQVKGNFSEYTPLQVKKAVTGNGKAAKEQVAFMVKKILGIKQEIKPLDITDAIAIAITHAQRIKVD, encoded by the coding sequence GTGACGATATTAGGCATCGATCCAGGTACGCGAAATTGTGGTTATTCGATTTTAAGAAAGGAAAAAAATAGACTGGTTTTAGTCGAAGCAGGACTCATTAAAATCAAAGAAAAAATTTTGCAACATCAGATTATGGAATTAGTAGAAGGACTTGATGTACTCTTTAAACACCATGAAATTGATGAGGTTGCTATTGAAGATATTTTTTATGCGTATAACCCTCAAACAGTACTTAAATTAGCCCAGTTTCGTGGCGCTTTAAGCCTTAAAATTTTACAAGTTAAAGGGAATTTTAGTGAATATACTCCCCTTCAGGTCAAAAAGGCAGTCACAGGCAATGGAAAAGCTGCTAAAGAGCAAGTTGCTTTTATGGTAAAAAAAATTTTAGGTATTAAACAAGAGATAAAGCCTTTGGACATTACGGATGCCATAGCTATTGCTATCACACATGCCCAAAGGATAAAAGTGGATTAA